GCCGCCGGAACCTCTGGAACTGACGCAACCGATTACGGTGGATCAGCCGGGCCAAGAGGTGCGGTTCGAGTTCGAAGCGAATGCGCGCAATTTCGATCCAGGCCGAACCTATGCGCTGGAGTTGGAGTTGCAACGGTACGGACCGGTCACGAACGACGAGCCTGACGTAGGCAGATTGAAGGTCCCATTCGAGGTAACCCTGCAGCAATGGGGCGCCGATGTCTGGAAAGATGTTCCCACCTACGACAGCTACCAGGCCGGCGTGCTGAATGCAGGCAAGTCACTTCCCGAGTGGCATGCATCCAGCGAATGGCGCTACACATCCCCCCACATGGGTAGCGCGGGCCACTACCTGCTGAGCGTGGTCGCTCTGCCGCTGCAGTGCAACAACCGCTATCGCGTACAGGTTCGTACCGTACAGACCACGCCGGAATTGCAGCACTACTCGGCTCGGGTGCGGGTACATGCAGCGCGACCTGTAGGCAAATAGCTATCCTCAAGTTGTAGAGCCGACCCCTTGTCCGAATTGCGCTGCTCGTAGACAGTCATGCGCGCTACCGCCTACAGGGTTCGTACCGCGCAGGTGAAGCCGGAGGTGCAGCAGTACACAGTGCGTGTGCGCGTGCATGTTGCTCGTCTGCCTGGTAATTAACCAACAGCAGAAGCAGCAGTCCCAGCCGCGAGCGGGCTGATATCGGCCGATGCCACAGAGGCGTCGAAGACATCGACGCCTGGCGGTTCTCATCCCAGACGATGCATAGGATTCTGCTGCTGGTCCTGTACCTGTGCATCCAGCGTCTGCTGCTCAGCCTGCACCGGCGGCTGCCCACCCAACCCCAGTTTCTGAAGCGACTCCTCGGCCGGCGTCTGCGCGGCCACGGCAGTCGGCAGCATCGCCCGCAGATGCGCCGGGTTGGCCGGGTCGCCCTGCACCACGAAGATGTTGTGGCCGGCCGGGTGATTGGCCGTGGCGTTGCTCACCACCACGTGGTCGGCGCGTTCCAGGCCCTGTTCACGGGCCTTGACGGCCAGGCTGGCCGCCACGTTCTCGCTGGTGGCATCGAACTCGCGGCCGTGCTTCTCGTCCAGTGCGGCCACGTTCTGGCGGATCTGCTGGTGAAGGGAATCGTCAGGGGTCATTGGGGGCTCCATGTGGCCGCTACCGTGTGGCCGGATGTGGCCAGTGTAAATCGGTCGCAGGCTGCGCCGGTAACCGCTTTGTTGCTAGCCTGTGGCCCGGCGACGCAGGGGATGGCGTCCGTTGCAATGGCAGCGGGGGAGAGCATGGTGCACGGGGAGACAATCCGGATACGGGGACAGGCGGCCGCGCGGTTGCTGCTGGGCGTGGGGCTGTGGGCCTGCGCAGGTGCTGCGACGGCTGACACGCCGGTAGCAGCGGACGATCCCGCCTGCCCATCGCAGGACTTCACCCGTTTCCTGCAACGCTTTGCCGACCCGGCGGATGACCGGGTGCGGCTGCGCTACACCTCCGACCCGCTGGAGTACGAGGTGCCCATGCACACCGTGCGCGACGACCACGAGGGGCTGGCGGCCACGCACGTCGTGCTGGAACAGGGCGCCGCGCGATTGAAACGTTTCAGTTACCGCTACCTCGCTGCCTTCGATCTGTTCGTGCCTTCGCCGGTCAGCCGTGACCCGGTCGCGCTGGAGCGCATGCGCGCGGGCACCTACAACGCCCCCACGCAGATCGAGCCGATCGATGACAACGGGCAGCGCGTGACCTTCGGTAGCGACACCGAGCGAGACACCTACACCTTCGCGCGCCGTTACGGCTGCTGGATGCTGACGCGCGCCAGCAACCTGCGCGACTGAGCAGGCGCTGCGGCGCTGACGATCATTTGTCCGCTGGGCGGTGGTCGTAGCTGATCACGCGCTCGGCCTGCCATTGGCCGTCCACCCGTCGCCAGACCTGGATGAAACGGGCCTGGCCGGTCCAGCGTTCAACGCCATCGGTGCCGCGCTCATGGAAGCGGTGGTCGCCGATTTCCAGTGCGCGATCATCCCGCAGCGGAAAGACCTGCAGCGAGCTCTCCACCAGCTCGCGCCGCAGGTGCCAGCCGCCCTTGTGTGCGTTGTCGCACAGGTTGGCCACGCTGCGGCGGAAGTCGGCGCGACTGCTGGCGGACTTTCCATCCTTGTCATGGAAGAACTCCATGTCCTCGGTGGTCATCGCGGCGGCTTTGTCGGCGTCGCAGCTGTCGAACGCTGCGACGAACAGTTGCGTGTCGGCTGCGCGGATCTGCTCGCGCAGGCTGTCGCTGGCGGGGGAGGTGCCGACGAGTGCGGCGGCGAGCAGGGGCAGGGCGAGCAGCATGGCATGGCTCCGTTGAGGACCGGCGCAGACTGGCACGGGGGCTGTCTCACCGTAAGCGGGCGCTGACGAAACGGGGCCAGGGCCCGACCAATGCCGCACTGGCGGGTGTGAACCTGTGCGGCCCGGCACCCGTGTACGCGATGTCATGGCCTGAGCCGATTCCATCACGGGCGTCTCCGTCGCGAGTGCCTAGGCTGGGGTCCTCATTCCCCCCCCGGAGCCCCCATGCCTACCTCCTCCGTCCGCCTGCACATTGAAGACACCGGCGGCACCGGCCGTCCGGTGATCCTGATCCATGGCTGGCCGTTGTCGGCCGAAGCATGGAAGGCCCAGGTGCCGTTGCTGCGCGATGCCGGCTACCGCGTGATCAGCTACGACCGCCGCGGCTTCGGTCGCTCGGAAAAGCCTGCCGATGGCTACGAGTACGACACCTTGGCCGCTGATCTGGCCGGCCTGATCGACGAGCGTGACCTGCGCGACGTGACCCTGGTCGGCTTCTCGATGGGCGGTGGCGAGGTGGCGCGCTACATCGCCAACCACGGTGAGGATCGCCTGCACAGCGTGGTGTTCGCCTCCGCCGTACCGCCGTACCTGCTGAAGGGCGCGGACAACCCGGACGGGCCGCTGACCCAGGAAAAGGCCGATGAGATGCGCCAGGGGCTGGAGAAAGACCGCGAAGCGTTCTTCGACGGCTTTACCCGTGACTTCTTCAGTGCCGACGGCAAGCTGATGGTCACCGAGGACGAGCGTCAGGCCGCCATCGCACTCGCCCATCAGTCCGACCAGAACGCGGCGCTGGGATGCATGAAGGCGTTCGCCACCACCGATTTCCGTGCGGACCTGAAGAAGGTGACGGTACCGACGCTGGTGCTGCACGGTGACAGCGACGCTACGGTGCCGTTCGAAGGTTCGGGCAAGCGCACGCACGCGGCCGTCGCCGGCAGCGAGGTGGTGGTGCTGAAGCATGCGCCCCATGGCTGCAACACCAGCCACGCCGATGATTTCAATCTGGCGCTGCTGGAATTCCTGAAGAAGTAACACCGACTACGGCATCATCCGCTCATGCCCACTGCCCGCACGCCGCCCTGGAAGAAGCCCAACCCGAAGGGTCAGAAGACGCAGCCCCTGACGGAGTCGCAGAAGGCGGCGGCGCGGCAGCGGGCGGAAGAGAACGGGCGTCGTTACCCGAACCTGGTGGACAACATGTGGGCGGCGAAACTGCCGCGTGGTTGACGCGCTACCTGACGCGCCGCAGTAACAGATGCAGCTCCACCATCGGCAACACTCCCGCATGCAGCGCATATGCAGCGGACATGATCGCGCGTCATCCGCGATGGTGTCGCATCTGCCAGCCGACAGCGGCCGTTGGCTTGGCTAGCATGCGCGTCACTCGCTGGGGATACACCGATGACTGCCTTCACTGCCCGCCTCGGGCGCTTCTTCGGCGCTGGCCTGATGTTGTTGCTGCTGCAGGTGGTAGCACTGCTGTCGGTTGGCTTGGCCGCAGGTTACTTCCACCACCGCGTGGACCTGCTGCTGGAGCCCCTGTCGCTGGCTTGCGGTGGCACCGATCCGGGCGCGCGCCTGCACGTGGCCGAGCATCTGCTGGCGCGTGCCGGTGCGCTGGATGATTGGCAGCCGCTGTGCTGGTTGCCGATGGCAGCGCTGGTGCTTGCTCTGCTGGGTACGCTCCTGGTCTGCGTACACTGGCTGCGCCATGTTGATGCGCCGCTACGCCGCAGCGCATGGGGCCTGCTTGCCCTGCACGCGGCGGCACTGCTGCTGGCCAGCGCGATGCTGCGGCTGTATGAGCATGTGTGGGAAGGCATCACCACAGCACTGCCGGCTGCGTGCATGACAGATCTGGCACCGGATGGACATGAGCTGCCGTCCTCGATGCGGCAATGGTTGCTGCAGCTCTTCGCCAGGGCGGACCTGATGCCACCGCACGCGCCTGATGCGCTGGCCATCATCCTGTGTGGGTTGTTGCTGGCAGCGATGGTGGTTGGTCTGTGGCTATGGCGCATTACTTCGCGATTGACGCAGCCCTGAGGCCCGGTACGGATATCGCCCGCTGACTCGGCCCAGCGCCGCAACACCTGGCCCACACTCGGCTGCAAGGCTCAATCGCGCTACAGTCGCTGCATCCTCATCCCATGGATGTACCGATGCGTCTGTTCCTGCGTGCGTTGCCGTTGCTGTTGTTGTCACTCACCGTCCACGCTGCCGAGGTCGATCGGCGCATTGCGGTGACCATTGACGATCTGCCGTGGGCGCGCCTGGATGAGATCGTGCCGGCGGATCTGCAGGCGCGTCATGCCGCACTGATGGCGCAGCTGCGCCAGGCTGACGTGCCGGTGATCGGTTTCGTCAACGGCAACAAGCTGGAAGTGGATGGCAAGGTGCAGCCGGCGCGCGTGCAGATGCTGCGCGACTGGCTGGATGCCGGCTACGAGCTGGGTAACCACACCTGGTCGCACATGGACCTCAACGCCAAGGGCGTGCCAGCGTTCCAGCAGGATTTCCTGCGCGGCGAGCAGGTGTTGCGACCGCTGCTGGCCGAACGCGGGGAGGCGCCACAGTGGATGCGTCATCCGTATCTGCGCGCCGGCCGCACGCCGGAAGATCGCGCGGCGATGGACGTGTTCTTCAAGCAGCACGGCTACCGCGTTGCGCCGGTGACGGTCGATAACGGTGAGTGGGTGTGGGCCTTCGCCTACGCCAACGTGATGAACGAGCAGCCTGACTCACCTGAGCGTGAGGCGACGCTGGCGAGCCTGCGCAAGGGCTATGTGCCGTACATGCTGAACAAGGTGGATTACTACGAGAAGCAGTCGCTGGCGCTGCTGGGGTATGCGGTGCCGCAGGTGTGGCTGATGCATGCCAACGAACTCAACGCGGCGACGTTCGCCGAGCTGGTGGCGGCCACCAAGCGTCGTGGCTATCGCTTCGTGTCGCTGCAGGAGGCCGTGCGCGACCCTGCCTATGCACGCGGTGCGGAGGGCTACAGTGGTCGTTACGGACCGAGCTGGCTGCACCGCTGGGCGATGGCCGAGAACAAGCCCAAGGAGTTCTACGCCGGCGAGCCGGAAGTGCCGAAGTGGGTGATGAAGCTGGCCAAGGTCGACGGCGAGTGAGGCTCAGCGCTTGATGGCCAGCACGCCGTCCAGCGCCAGCTCGGCCTTGAACCCTGCCTTTTCCAGGCGCTTGGCCACTTCGCGGGGCACGTCGCGGCCGCTGGTCAGTTTGTTCGGCGCGCCGGTGTAATGGAACAAGCGACCGCCCTTGCGGATGACGCGGGCGAGGTGGTCGTAGAACACCTGCGAGTACAGTTCGCCGGCGATGCCGAAGCGCGGCGGGTCATGCAGGATCGCATCGACGCTGTTGCTGGTCACCTGTTCGATCTGCTGCGACACGTCGCCGTGGCTGAAGTGCAGGCGACCGCTAGCGGCAGCTGAATCCGGATCGGGCGACCACGGGTTGAGCGTGCGCAGCCACATCACATCGGCGTTCTTTTCGAACGAGCGGATCTGGCCGACGCCGGCCTCCAATGCACAGGCGGCGAAGTAGCCCAGGCCACCGCAGGTATCGAGGATGATCTTGCCTGCGGGGGCGACCAGCTCGACCTTGCGGCGCGCGTCCTCGAACGGCGACAGCTTGGAGGTCGGCAGCATCTTGATGCCGTCGATCTCGAAAGTCGGTGCGCCCCACTCGGTCGGCACCAGCTTGATCAGCGAGCCGCTGAAGCGGGAGATGGCGGAGAACTCCTCGCCATCCCAGTAGTACAGCGTGCGGTCCTTCAGCTTGCCCGGCCACGGGTAGTGCTGGCCACGGAAGGTGAAACCCTCGGCACCCAGCTGCGCTGCCTCTTCGTTGCGCCCCAGGTCGAGCGAGCCCTGCCATTCGGTGGTGCCCTTGTCATGGGCACGGCGCAGGGTGTCAGCGCTGTCGCGGGTCAGCAGGGGGCCGGAGTAATGGGGCACGGTGGGTAGCGCAGGGTGGCTCGGGGGAGGGCATGGTACCGCAGGCGCTGTGCCGCCGAGCCGGACATGGGCGCGGCGCTACCGCAGGTCGGTGCAGCTGAATCCGTGGATGGTTCCCTCTCCTGAGATCATGCCGACACCTCGTGAGGGCTGCATGCCCTCCAATGCGCAAGATCGGCGATGGGCATCCTGGGTGGCGGCTGGCTGCCGGTCAAAGTCGTAGCGCATGCTGCCGTCTTCCTGCAGCAACCAATGCACGGTTACACGCTCGGCGCGTTGCCCTTCGATTTCCCAGTCAAAGGTGCGCATCACCACGACCTTGCCGTCATCGGTCTCACGCACCTCGTCATAGGCACCCTGGGTCTTTGCGGTGCCTGCGGCCAGCAGGAGAAGAAAGAGCATCGGTATTCCTCCTCGAAACCGGCAGCGTGTGCCAGCAGCATCGCTGAGGCCATGGGAAGAATTGCAATCTGGTCGCTACTGGCACTTCACCGCATACACCGGCCCCGCCCCGATCAACAGCAGCGCCATGTAGTCGCTGTCGCGTGCCCGGGCCTTCAACGTGGCGCCGTCCTTGACATGGAAGATGCCGAAGCCGCCGGCCATGCGGATCAGCGCGCTGTCGATCTGGTCGGCGTCGTCGCGGAAGTACTGCTGGATGTCGCTGCGGCTGGCCTTGTACAGCGCGTTGGGTTCGCGCTGCCATTGGCCGTCACGCTCGAAGGACACGAAGTACTGGCTTCCTTCCTTTTCGATGCGGAACTCGGCGGACTTGCGCGGACTGGTGGCGAAGCAGCCGAGCATCGGGTCGGAGGAGAACGGCAGCTGTGTGTCGCCGGAACAGGCCACCAGCAGCAGGAGGGCACCGGGCAGCAGCAGGCGGAGCGCGCGCATGGGATGTCCCGACGGGGCAGGTGCGGCCAGTGTAGGCAGTACGCGGTGGCGCCCGGTACAGATTTTCGGCAAGAACCGCGACCCGCTGGCGTCACGCGCTGCGATGGATCTCCACTGTCACGTGCACCAGCTCTTCATGGATCGCCAAGGCCTGGCGCACGGTATCCGGGTCGAGCGTGGCATCACTGGTGACCACGCAGGCAGCAACGGCGTACTTGCCGCGCCCCACCTGCCACACGTGCAGGTCGGCCAGGCGTGCCGGCCACGGGCCCTGCTCGATCACCTCGCGCACCTCGGCCACCACCGGCGCGTCCATCTGCGCGTCGAGCAGGATGCGACCGCTGGCGCGCAGCAGACCGATCGCCCACACGGTGACCAGCACCGCACCGACCAGGCCCATCACCGGGTCCAGCCAGGTCAGGCCGAGCAGTTTGCCGCCCAGCAGGGCGACGATGGCCAGCACCGAGGTGGCGGCGTCGGCCAGCACGTGCACGTAGGCCGAACGCAGGTTGAGGTCGTGACCGTGCGAATGGTCGTGATCGTGGTCATGCCCATGATGATCGCCATGGTCGTGCCCGTGTCCGTGGCCATGATGGTGATGCGCATGACCGGGGCTGTCGTGCAGCCACCACGCGCACAGCAGGTTCACGCCCAGGCCGACCACGGCGATGGCGATGGCCTCGTTGTAGTGGATGGGTGCGGGCACCCACAGCCGTTGCAGCGATTGCACGGCCATCAGCGCGGCAACACCAAGCAGGGCGATGGCGCTGGTGTAGCCGGCCAGGATCTCGATCTTCCAGGTGCCGAAGGCAAAGCGCGGATCGTGCGCGTAGCGGCGTGCACAGCGGTAGGCGAACACCGAGAGGCCCAGCGCCAGTGCGTGCGAGCTCATGTGCCAGCCATCGGCGAGCACGGCCATGGAATTGAACCACCAGCCTCCGACGATCTCGACCAGCATCATGCTGACGGTGAGCCACATCGCGCGACGGGTATTGCGTTCGGCCAGCGGGTTGCCGTCGTCGAAGCGGTGTTCGTGGCGGCGGGCAGCGGCGAGGGCGTCCAGGTGCATGGCGGCAGTGATGGATGGATACCCCCATAGGGTATATGATCCGCTCATGGCGCATGTACACCGGAATCGAAAGCAGCTGCTGACCCGGATCCGTCGCATCGGCGGCCAGGTGGCGGCGTTGGAGCAGGCGTTGAACACGCCCGAGGGCGAAGCAGGCGACTGCGCCGACGTGCTGGTGCAGGTGGCCGCCGTGCGTGGCGCTGCCCATAGCCTGTTGATGGAACTGCTGCACGAGCACCTGCAGGAACACGTGGTGGGCGCGGAAGACCCGGCCCAGCGGGCGGCCGAAGCCGAGGTGCTGGTGGAGCTGCTGCGCCGCTACGGCAAATAGCCGGGCAATGCCGGCCGTTGGCTGGCAACCTCATGAACTGCGGACGTAGCCTGCAGTTGCCGGCCAGCGGCCGGCACTACCCCTGCGGTGTCATCGGTGCCGGTGCCGCGCGTTCCAGATGTGCGTGGCGGCCAGCAGCAGGCTGCCGGTGACCGTCAGCGGGGTCTCCCACGCGTGCGAGGGCAGCGCCAGGGCGCCCGCCATCAACAGGGCCAGGCCGATACCGGCGCTCAGCCACGCCAGCGCAGGCAGGGGATGTCGGCGTTCGGCCCGCCACAGGGCGAAGCCAGTCATCGGCAGCGCGATGGCCACGAAGACCAGGTGCACCCATTCCGCTTCGGCCCAGACGCCGAACAGCGGCAGCGCGGCCGCCAGCAGGGGCAGTGCCAGGCAGTGCAGCAGGCACAGGCTGGACAGGGCGACGGCACCGGCATCAAGCAGGGCGGCTGAGGGCGACTTCATGTGGGGAGGTTCCTTGCGCGACAATTGTTATACAGTAACATTTCCTTTCTGCAGCCAACCCAGCCCCAGATGAACGCTATTTCCCGCGCCGACCGTCGCCTTCCGGTCACCGTGCTCTCCGGCTTCCTCGGTGCCGGCAAGACCACCCTGCTCAACCAGATCCTGCGCAACCGCGATGGCCTGCGGGTGGCGGTGATCGTCAACGACATGAGCGAGGTCAACATCGATGCGCAGCTGGTGCGCGATGGCGGCGCGGAGCTGCGTCGCACCGAAGAGACGCTGGTGGAGTTCAGCAACGGCTGCATCTGCTGCACGCTGCGCGATGATCTGCTGCAGGAGGTCCGGCGCCTGGCTGACAGCGGCCGCTACGACTACCTGCTGATCGAATCGACCGGGATCGGCGAGCCGATGCCGGTGGCGGCCACCTTCGCGGTGCGCGATGAGCATGGCTTCAGCCTGAGCGATATCGCGCGGCTGGACACGATGGTGACGGTGGTGGACGGCAGTGCCTTCCTGGCCGATTTCGGTTCGACGCTGCGCTTGGCCG
This region of Stenotrophomonas lactitubi genomic DNA includes:
- a CDS encoding nuclear transport factor 2 family protein is translated as MLLALPLLAAALVGTSPASDSLREQIRAADTQLFVAAFDSCDADKAAAMTTEDMEFFHDKDGKSASSRADFRRSVANLCDNAHKGGWHLRRELVESSLQVFPLRDDRALEIGDHRFHERGTDGVERWTGQARFIQVWRRVDGQWQAERVISYDHRPADK
- a CDS encoding polysaccharide deacetylase family protein — its product is MRLFLRALPLLLLSLTVHAAEVDRRIAVTIDDLPWARLDEIVPADLQARHAALMAQLRQADVPVIGFVNGNKLEVDGKVQPARVQMLRDWLDAGYELGNHTWSHMDLNAKGVPAFQQDFLRGEQVLRPLLAERGEAPQWMRHPYLRAGRTPEDRAAMDVFFKQHGYRVAPVTVDNGEWVWAFAYANVMNEQPDSPEREATLASLRKGYVPYMLNKVDYYEKQSLALLGYAVPQVWLMHANELNAATFAELVAATKRRGYRFVSLQEAVRDPAYARGAEGYSGRYGPSWLHRWAMAENKPKEFYAGEPEVPKWVMKLAKVDGE
- a CDS encoding metal-sensing transcriptional repressor, whose amino-acid sequence is MAHVHRNRKQLLTRIRRIGGQVAALEQALNTPEGEAGDCADVLVQVAAVRGAAHSLLMELLHEHLQEHVVGAEDPAQRAAEAEVLVELLRRYGK
- a CDS encoding XVIPCD domain-containing protein, whose protein sequence is MTPDDSLHQQIRQNVAALDEKHGREFDATSENVAASLAVKAREQGLERADHVVVSNATANHPAGHNIFVVQGDPANPAHLRAMLPTAVAAQTPAEESLQKLGLGGQPPVQAEQQTLDAQVQDQQQNPMHRLG
- the dmeF gene encoding CDF family Co(II)/Ni(II) efflux transporter DmeF, translating into MHLDALAAARRHEHRFDDGNPLAERNTRRAMWLTVSMMLVEIVGGWWFNSMAVLADGWHMSSHALALGLSVFAYRCARRYAHDPRFAFGTWKIEILAGYTSAIALLGVAALMAVQSLQRLWVPAPIHYNEAIAIAVVGLGVNLLCAWWLHDSPGHAHHHHGHGHGHDHGDHHGHDHDHDHSHGHDLNLRSAYVHVLADAATSVLAIVALLGGKLLGLTWLDPVMGLVGAVLVTVWAIGLLRASGRILLDAQMDAPVVAEVREVIEQGPWPARLADLHVWQVGRGKYAVAACVVTSDATLDPDTVRQALAIHEELVHVTVEIHRSA
- a CDS encoding MerC domain-containing protein — protein: MKSPSAALLDAGAVALSSLCLLHCLALPLLAAALPLFGVWAEAEWVHLVFVAIALPMTGFALWRAERRHPLPALAWLSAGIGLALLMAGALALPSHAWETPLTVTGSLLLAATHIWNARHRHR
- a CDS encoding class I SAM-dependent methyltransferase; this translates as MPHYSGPLLTRDSADTLRRAHDKGTTEWQGSLDLGRNEEAAQLGAEGFTFRGQHYPWPGKLKDRTLYYWDGEEFSAISRFSGSLIKLVPTEWGAPTFEIDGIKMLPTSKLSPFEDARRKVELVAPAGKIILDTCGGLGYFAACALEAGVGQIRSFEKNADVMWLRTLNPWSPDPDSAAASGRLHFSHGDVSQQIEQVTSNSVDAILHDPPRFGIAGELYSQVFYDHLARVIRKGGRLFHYTGAPNKLTSGRDVPREVAKRLEKAGFKAELALDGVLAIKR
- a CDS encoding alpha/beta fold hydrolase → MPTSSVRLHIEDTGGTGRPVILIHGWPLSAEAWKAQVPLLRDAGYRVISYDRRGFGRSEKPADGYEYDTLAADLAGLIDERDLRDVTLVGFSMGGGEVARYIANHGEDRLHSVVFASAVPPYLLKGADNPDGPLTQEKADEMRQGLEKDREAFFDGFTRDFFSADGKLMVTEDERQAAIALAHQSDQNAALGCMKAFATTDFRADLKKVTVPTLVLHGDSDATVPFEGSGKRTHAAVAGSEVVVLKHAPHGCNTSHADDFNLALLEFLKK